CAGCGGCGCGACTGGCCTTGACGTGCGTGAGGGCCCGGAGAGCAAGGGGAGTGCAAGTGGCGGACGCTGCAGTGAGCGACACCTGGAAGGCACCGCGGGTGCTCGTCGCCGCGGACAAGTTCAAGGGGTCGCTGACGGCCGTGGAGGTCGCCGAGCGGGTCACGGCCGGGCTGCGCCGGGTCGTGCCGGACCTCGAGGTCGAGGCGCTGCCCGTGGCCGACGGCGGCGACGGGACCGTGGCCGCGGCGGTCGCGGCCGGGTTCGAGCGCCGGGAGGTACGGGTCGCCGGCCCCCTCGGCGACGAGGTGACGGCGGCGTTCGCGCTGCGCGACGGCACCGCCGTGGTGGAGATGGCCGAGGCCAGCGGGCTGCAGCGGCTGCCCGCCGGGGTCTTCGCGCCGCTCACGGCGTCCACGTACGGCTCCGGCGAGCTGCTGAGGGCCGCGCTGGACGCGGGCGCCCGCACGATCGTCTTCGGGGTCGGCGGCAGCGCCACCACCGACGGCGGTGCCGGGATGCTGTCGGCGCTCGGCGCCCGGTTCCTGGACGCCGACGGGGAGCCGGTGCCACCGGGCGGCGGCGGACTCGTCAAGCTGGCCACCGCCGACCTGTCGGGACTGGACCCGCGCCTCGGTGAGGTCGAGCTGGTCCTCGCGAGCGACGTCGACAACCCGCTGACCGGCCCGAAGGGCGCACCCGCGGTCTACGGCCCGCAGAAGGGCGCCTCGCCCGACGACGTGACGGCCCTGGACACCGCCCTCGCGCACTTCGCGAAGGTGCTGGAGGGACCGGTCGGCCCGAAGGCCGCCGAGTACGCGGCATCGCCGGGTGCGGGCGCGGCGGGGGGCATCGGCTACGGCGCCCTGCTGCTGGGCGCGGCGTTCCGCCCCGGCATCGAGGTCATGCTCGACGTCCTGGGCTTCGCGCCCGCCCTGGACCGTGCCGACCTGGTCATCACCGGCGAGGGCTCCCTCGACGAGCAGACCCTCCACGGCAAGGCCCCGGCGGGTGTCGCCGCGGCGGCCCGTGCCGCGGACAAGGACGTCGTGGCGGTCTGCGGCCGCCTCGCCCTGCCGCCCCAGGTTCTGGGCCGCGCCGGTTTCCGTCGGGCCTACCCCCTGACGGACGCGGAGCCGGACGTGGCGAAGTGCATCGCCGAGGCGGGCCCGATCCTGGAACGGGTCGCGGAACGCATCGCCAGGGACTTCCTGACCTGAGCCTCTTCAGAACAGGCAAAGGGCCCCGAACCGTTACCGGTCCGGGGCCCGAGCCATGTCAACGCCACGGCGTCACGGCAGCTGCGCCGCCCGCGCCTCGCGGCGGTTGTCGCGGAAGTTGTTCACCCGCCGAGCCGTCGCGAACAGCGGAATCACCGCCCCCGTGAC
This is a stretch of genomic DNA from Streptomyces hawaiiensis. It encodes these proteins:
- a CDS encoding glycerate kinase; translated protein: MLVAADKFKGSLTAVEVAERVTAGLRRVVPDLEVEALPVADGGDGTVAAAVAAGFERREVRVAGPLGDEVTAAFALRDGTAVVEMAEASGLQRLPAGVFAPLTASTYGSGELLRAALDAGARTIVFGVGGSATTDGGAGMLSALGARFLDADGEPVPPGGGGLVKLATADLSGLDPRLGEVELVLASDVDNPLTGPKGAPAVYGPQKGASPDDVTALDTALAHFAKVLEGPVGPKAAEYAASPGAGAAGGIGYGALLLGAAFRPGIEVMLDVLGFAPALDRADLVITGEGSLDEQTLHGKAPAGVAAAARAADKDVVAVCGRLALPPQVLGRAGFRRAYPLTDAEPDVAKCIAEAGPILERVAERIARDFLT